ATTCTGAAATGCCTCTATCGTGTAGGCTAAAACAGGCTTCCCATTGATTTCCACATACTGCTTGGGTATGTTAAGGCCTGTTCTTTCCCCTTTTCCGCCGGCAGCAATGATTGCCGCAGCTTTATTTTTATCCATATAACGCCCCCTGTATCAACAACAAAAACATATACTTTCTATCCCGGATAAGCTTAATTTATACTCGAATAAAAGTAAAATAGCAGCGTTGTAAATTTGCTTTTCCTTGATTTTATGCATCCTAGGAGCCTGTTGCGTACTGCGGAAGAAAAGCAAGTTTACTATACTATACAGTAACTTAAAAACAGTCTGTTGTCAATTAAAGAGCTTTGAAGGTTCAGGACAAATGCATGAAAAAAATTATGTACAAATCCCTTTCTTTAGCACAGCAGGCTTTTATGTTTTGACCGGATTTATTCCGGTCAAAACGTAAAAGCCTCCGAAGTTTCAAAGGAACTTTGGAGGCTTTCCGACAGTAAACTCGCAAAAATATCATTTTTGCGACAGGACAAACGCTTTATGCGTTTGTCTTGTTTGAAGGTTTCTATAAAATAAATTTCTCATGAAGAGGCAACAAAATTCGATTCTCTTTAGACTTAAAACAGGATTCTTCACAGGAAAAGGCGCATTTTGAGCTTGTGTAAGCATACAGTTCTGTACTGTTTTGCTTTACAGTCAATTTGCTTTTATTGCGCCGTAAGTATTCAGCTTTAAAGGGCATAAAATAAAAGCAAAGCAAATTAACAATGCTGCGATTTCATATTGATTCAAGTATAAATTTACCATAAAAGAAAAAACGCAGGCTTACGCCTTTTGAATCAAGAGGTAAACCTGCGGAATTATTAAATATTCAATCTGTTAAAGCACGGGGATAAGGTCGTAATAATCCTGAACACTTGCGTTTCTAAGGCAAGCCTTTATGATTTGACGGCCAAGGGGCAGAATGTCGTCATCAAGATAGGACTCAGCTTCCGCCATAAAGAAATCCGTAAGCATTTTCGCGCCGATATCGTAGGCTTCTTCTCCCACTTCCGGCTGATAATTCACCTGGAGCAATGCTCTTGGGATTCTCTCCCCGTCTATTTTTATTTCCTTTAAAGCGTATCCCAAAATAGGGCATCTGCTTTCAATCAGCACTTCCGGTCTGAACTTTGTTCCGCCCCGCCTTGAAAGGTATTCTCTTGCAGTCCATTGGGCGGCAAAATTAACCTTATAAACCCCGATATACTGATTGGGAATTAGAACGTATTTCGTATTGGGTGTATTTAATATCTGTTCCAGAAGGATATTGGCCTGATCAACCTTTCTTCCTGTGGCAAAGGGCCAGTAGGAGCCTACCCCTTCTGATTTCATGCCTTTAGATATGTCAAGAATACTGGGGTTTGCATATCCTCTCGGAGCCACAAGCCGCCAGAGCCACCCAAGCGCAGGGGGAAGCACGTGGAACATGCCTACAATGCCGTAATTGGGGTTATCTTTTGAAGTGGGGGGTGTTCTTATGCCAAAGGAACGAATATCCACCTCTACGGCCCCTTCAAAATGGTTTTCAACATGCCTTCTGGGTAAAATGGCCCTTGGGTTGGGGCAGGGCTTTCCAGGCTCATCCATAACCGGCTCCCATATAAGGCAGGTAGACCCGGGGACAGCTTCCATATTCAAAAAGCATAAAGGCTCTTTCGGGTTTATTGTGGCTTTTTCCGTGGAAGGCTCCGTGCCGTATTCCGTAATATGGTTTACTCTTAAAAACCAGCTGTTTTCAGCGTCGGCAACCACAAGCTTGCCGCTGTGGTTTTGAAGGCTTGTATGGGCAATTGCCATATCGTCTGTAACAGGATTAAATTTGCAATGGTCGTATATATGAACTCTTACTTCTTCATTGGTAACGGTATTTACCCCAAGAAGCAAAGAGCCGTCGTCTTCTCTGTGGAAAGGCTCTATCATTTCGCTTTTTCCGCCGCCGCTTGCCCCTTCATGCATAATCGTCGTCGTCATTTCGTAGGGGGTCACGATGGATACGGTGGAAGCATGCAAGGTTGTCCAGCCTTCCTGCTCGCCTATATTTAAAAGCACGCCGTAAATGCCTTTTTTGGCTGACGGGCCGGGATATAAATTATAAGAAAAAATCTCATGCATCTCATAAAGCCTGTTATGTACTACAACCTGTTTTCCTTCATAATCCGTATGCCTGAAAGGCGGGGCCACGTATATTACAGCTCTCGGCTTAAAGAAATTAGGGATTTTGCTTTTAGGCACAAAGCCTTGAAGGTCTGCCATAGAGGCAGCAAAGAACGCCGCATTTTTAGGGCATATCAATAAAGAGGGGTATCCAAGGCCTAAGCTTTCATTTCCCGAATAAAAGGGCATGATAATCATTTCATCAAGGGCTTTTATCCATTCATAAGTGGCCCTTCTTATGCCGTCAAACTTAACCCCAAACCTTTCCTCATGCCTTATCTTATCCGTTGGAAGGCTGTCGGCGATAAACATACAGTCCGGGTCTCTTCTTCTCATGTAGGTATCTTCATAGTTGCAGACAATGCCGTTTTTACATTTTATTACCTGGGCTTCTCTAACCATGCCCTTTCCCTTAACATCATAGGAAATATCAAATGTATCATTCTCTTTTCCGCCCATCGCAAGGTCAAAAAGCTCCTGCCTTGATTCGGGTATGGTTATTTCGGCAGATGTGTTCTCAAGAATGTCAATAACCTCTCTTGGAAGAAGCATCTTATTTAAACTTTCTCTACTCATAAGAACCTCCTTAATAGATGCGTAAACTTATTAAACTTGAAAATTGCCTTTTGATTTTTAAGTTTAATAAGTTTTCCTTAAGTCTATAATAAATAAACTTTATCTTTTTTAAGCTTATTTATCATATTTAACTCCGGTCAAGCCCTTAAAAATTAAATAAGAAGGTGATATTAAAGGCAGTTATGAGCAGAAAAATCATGGGAATATGATTTCTGAAAAAAGAAATATAATATTTCAAAAGCTTCAAAAAATTTATACGGCAGTATAACTTCATTCAGAGTTAAAACAAAATCATGCTTAACTTGCTTTAATGGAATTGGAAGCTTTTAATAATGCCATAAGAAATTTAAAATTAATCCGCAAAACATTATTGTTTATAATTTATATTCCTCTTTATCCGTATCTGTCTCTTTTGCTAAACCACCCGGTGTCAAACCCTGTCTTTTTACTTTCAGCGAACCGACGTCGCTTTCTATTTTATCAAGTTTTTGCAGGAAATACAATATATTCTTGCAAAAACTTATATTTATTTTTTATAATCATGGAAGAATTCTATCATGCCTATAAATAGTGAGTTTGGATTGCTGTGCAGTGCAAAGACTGCTTGCTGAATCCGCAAAAATCATTAAATTATATCTTCTTTCTTCTCTAAACCTGTATCTTTTCATATATAAATAAATTTAAAGTGAACCTGGAGAAAAACCGCATATCGCTTGAATTTATATGAAATAGCAGCACTTTAAATGAAATAAAAAAATACCGGCCGGATTAAAATATCCTTTGCGGCATTTTAATCTTGCGGTATTTTACGGTGCAAAAATTCTTATTTCTTTTCGCTTATTTATATTCTCTAAAGCCAAATACTTATAAAGGTATGAAAGCAAATTGACTATACATCTGTAGGAACAAGATAACGGCACACTCTTCTTTTTTCCCCGTCAACTTTAAGATCGTTTACATCGTAAAGCTTTCCGCCGTTTTTTTCTATTACTCTTCCCGATGCCCTATTGGGCAGGTCACAGGTTATAAGAGCAGGGTCTATGGAAAGCTTATTTGCTTCTTTAAGCAAAAGTCTTAAAAAATAAGTTGCATATCCCCTGTCCCATTTGCTGGCCCTTATGGCATAGCCTATATGCCCCCCCAGAAGCTCTATGCTGTCGTTTAAATAATGCCTAATATTGCCCGTTCCGATAAATTCTCTTTCGTTTACCAGCCAGAAGGTGGTAGAAGGTATATAGGGTTTGCCTTTATAGTTGCCCTTTTCCTCTTCGCTGAAATCATCATAGATGGTTTCCTTCCATATATAAAAATCTTGAGGATCATGCAAGGTGTAAAGCTTTACTTTTTTCTCTTTAAATTCTTTACAGGCCCCTAAATAGCTAAAGATATATTTTTCAGCCGTCTGCCGCTCTTTAGGCCTTATCATCATCAATTCTTCCATGTTTATCTCCTTAAAGCTTTTTATAGTCGATTTCAAATTAAACAGTAATAAAAATCGTATGTTTTGAATGGCTTGAACACAGCACTTCTATATGTTTAAGCCGTTTATGAAAAATAGATTTTTATTGCATCCTTCTGTGAAATTTACTATAGATTTTTATATCAAATATATCGGCCTTAAGCAAAAAAACTATACGTAAAACCGCCACAGGAAATCCTTTGCTTCCTCGGCATAATCTATATTAATCCTTTTGCTTATTTTTATATCCGAAATAGGGTCTTCTTCCTTTTTATCTGCCACATATAAATTATCGGAGTAAAGCTTTTTATAATTTAAACTCTTGTCAATGGCCATGGCCTTACAGACCTTTCCCGGCCCGTTGGAAAAATTTTTAAGCTGATATTTAGAAAGGGCATCAAGGCTTTTTCCGTATCTTAATAAGGAAGCATTTTCTTTCCCCTTTACAATTTCTCCCCCTCTTATAAGAACGGCGCAGGCTGTATCCTTTTCTTCCGTAACAATATTCATACAGTAATACATTCCGTATATAAGGTATATATAGGCCGTTCCTCCCTCGGCATAAAGCACCTCCGTTCTCTGGGTCCTTCTTCCGCCGTAAGCATGGCAGGCTTTATCAATAGAGCCTATATAGGCCTCCGTTTCTAGAATCCTTAATGCGATTTCCTCTCCGTCAACCGTATTGACAAGATATTTCCCTATTAAGTCCCTTGCCAGAAACAATGTATCCTTTAAATAATATTCCTTGGGAAGTATTCTGTTTCTCATTTTTCTCTCCTGCTTATTATAATGAAACAAATTAATAACAATAACAAAAACCTTATATTTTACACTTAGCAAACCTGAAAACACTTACAGTGAAGCCAGGGAGCATTCTCTTATAGTCAGCAAACTGCTTTTTATCTTTGCTGACTTTATATAGCCTAAATATAGCGCCTTTATATATTTAAGCCCTTTATAAAAATTATGCTTTTGTTACTACCTTAATCTTGTTTGGCTTTAATTAATGTTTTTAATTATGGCTTTTTTGAACATAATAAATAGTATACCATAATTGTACTGAATGGTATCCCCATTAATTTGGTAATTATTAAATTTAAAGACGGTATAAATAGTATCTCCGCATATATTTTTCTCAAAACAATAGTTTTTTTCGGCTGTTGTAAAATTCAATTTTGTATTTAATTGTATAAATTTGTATTTTTCAACAAAATGCTTTGAGCTTTTGCTGAATTCTGCTTCAATATAGATAGCCGGAAAATATGGAAATTTATTTTTTACAAATAAAGATTATCATTTACAAGAGGTTTGTGCATATTGTATATTGTGTTGTATACTGTATACATGTATAATTTAATTACAATAAGATGTGTTTAAAGAAATAAGAAAAACCTATTCCCTATACACTCAAAAACACTATTTTCTTCAGAAATATCGCATTTTTGAGTTCATATCGAATATCGGTTTTTGTTGCCTGTATTTACTTTATCATATAGTCAATTTCCTTTATTCCGGCTAGCGTGAAATAAAGGAAAAGTAAATTGGCAAAGGCCTTTTTAAAAAGCCCCTGCCATAAACACATTTTGATTCTTATAAAATGCCATTACTATAGTAATATAAATATTCAACCAAAGGAAGGTGTATCTTAATGGAACAATGGAAAGGTTTTAAGCCTGGCAGATGGAACCAAGACATTGATGTACGTAATTTTATTCAGAAGAACTATACTCCCTATGAGGGCGACTCAGGCTTCCTTGAAGGCCCCACAGAAAACACAACAAAGCTCTGGGCCGAGGTTATGGAGCTTACCAAAGAAGAAAATAAAAAAGGCATACTTGACGTAGAAACGAAAACGCCAAATACCATAACCTCCCATGGTCCTGGATACTTGGATAAGGAGATTGAACAAATCGTAGGCTTCCAGACAGATAAA
This is a stretch of genomic DNA from Anaeropeptidivorans aminofermentans. It encodes these proteins:
- a CDS encoding DUF4914 family protein, producing the protein MSRESLNKMLLPREVIDILENTSAEITIPESRQELFDLAMGGKENDTFDISYDVKGKGMVREAQVIKCKNGIVCNYEDTYMRRRDPDCMFIADSLPTDKIRHEERFGVKFDGIRRATYEWIKALDEMIIMPFYSGNESLGLGYPSLLICPKNAAFFAASMADLQGFVPKSKIPNFFKPRAVIYVAPPFRHTDYEGKQVVVHNRLYEMHEIFSYNLYPGPSAKKGIYGVLLNIGEQEGWTTLHASTVSIVTPYEMTTTIMHEGASGGGKSEMIEPFHREDDGSLLLGVNTVTNEEVRVHIYDHCKFNPVTDDMAIAHTSLQNHSGKLVVADAENSWFLRVNHITEYGTEPSTEKATINPKEPLCFLNMEAVPGSTCLIWEPVMDEPGKPCPNPRAILPRRHVENHFEGAVEVDIRSFGIRTPPTSKDNPNYGIVGMFHVLPPALGWLWRLVAPRGYANPSILDISKGMKSEGVGSYWPFATGRKVDQANILLEQILNTPNTKYVLIPNQYIGVYKVNFAAQWTAREYLSRRGGTKFRPEVLIESRCPILGYALKEIKIDGERIPRALLQVNYQPEVGEEAYDIGAKMLTDFFMAEAESYLDDDILPLGRQIIKACLRNASVQDYYDLIPVL
- a CDS encoding GNAT family N-acetyltransferase, which translates into the protein MEELMMIRPKERQTAEKYIFSYLGACKEFKEKKVKLYTLHDPQDFYIWKETIYDDFSEEEKGNYKGKPYIPSTTFWLVNEREFIGTGNIRHYLNDSIELLGGHIGYAIRASKWDRGYATYFLRLLLKEANKLSIDPALITCDLPNRASGRVIEKNGGKLYDVNDLKVDGEKRRVCRYLVPTDV
- a CDS encoding DNA-3-methyladenine glycosylase, coding for MRNRILPKEYYLKDTLFLARDLIGKYLVNTVDGEEIALRILETEAYIGSIDKACHAYGGRRTQRTEVLYAEGGTAYIYLIYGMYYCMNIVTEEKDTACAVLIRGGEIVKGKENASLLRYGKSLDALSKYQLKNFSNGPGKVCKAMAIDKSLNYKKLYSDNLYVADKKEEDPISDIKISKRINIDYAEEAKDFLWRFYV